Proteins from one bacterium genomic window:
- a CDS encoding Asp23/Gls24 family envelope stress response protein, with the protein MEEKKRNDLGSIRLSNEVVGTIAGLTTQGVKGVAGMSAGIIDGLAKRLTGDQLMKGIKVEVGTREAALDIFIIAEYGVRIPEVAWQIQQAVKRAVEDMTGLSVVEVNIYVQGIHIEKEAPPQKRVN; encoded by the coding sequence ATGGAAGAGAAGAAGCGAAATGATCTTGGCTCTATCCGGCTAAGTAACGAGGTGGTAGGTACCATAGCCGGTTTAACCACTCAGGGTGTAAAAGGGGTGGCCGGCATGAGCGCGGGTATTATTGACGGGCTGGCCAAGAGGTTGACCGGCGATCAATTAATGAAGGGGATCAAGGTTGAGGTAGGAACGAGAGAGGCTGCCCTGGATATATTTATCATTGCCGAATACGGCGTCCGGATTCCGGAAGTAGCCTGGCAGATACAGCAAGCCGTTAAACGGGCGGTAGAAGATATGACCGGCCTCTCGGTAGTCGAAGTAAATATCTATGTCCAGGGAATCCACATTGAAAAAGAAGCCCCTCCCCAAAAGAGGGTAAACTAA